The Micromonospora sp. NBC_01740 genome includes a window with the following:
- a CDS encoding DedA family protein, with protein MIRTAHALLASGTAPEKAAPPEDGLVGFVIGLVERLGGPGAGLAVALENLFPPIPSEVILPLAGFVAGQGRMSVVSAIFWTTLGSLLGALALYWIGAALGRDRIRAIAQRLPLIKLSDVDRTEEWFLRHGVKAVFFGRMIPIFRSLISIPAGVERMPVLTFAVYTTLGSLIWNTTFVMAGYLLGDNWHLVEGYAGVLQKVVIVASVAAAGWFVVSRIIRARRGAPAVDPVPPVDPAPLPHAPDPTGRGTIYRSAYSDGQAPDRDLSR; from the coding sequence ATGATTCGTACCGCGCACGCCCTGCTCGCCTCCGGCACCGCCCCCGAAAAGGCCGCGCCGCCGGAGGACGGACTGGTCGGCTTCGTCATCGGCCTGGTCGAGCGGCTCGGCGGCCCCGGCGCGGGTCTGGCCGTCGCCCTGGAGAACCTCTTCCCACCGATCCCCAGCGAGGTGATCCTGCCGCTGGCCGGCTTCGTCGCCGGCCAGGGCCGGATGAGCGTGGTCAGTGCGATCTTCTGGACCACCCTCGGCTCGCTGCTCGGCGCCCTCGCCCTGTACTGGATCGGCGCCGCGCTGGGCCGGGATCGGATCCGGGCGATCGCGCAGCGGCTGCCGCTGATCAAGCTCAGCGACGTGGACCGCACCGAGGAGTGGTTCCTGCGGCACGGGGTGAAGGCCGTCTTCTTCGGCCGGATGATCCCGATCTTCCGCAGCCTGATCTCCATCCCGGCCGGTGTGGAGCGGATGCCGGTGCTGACCTTCGCGGTCTACACGACGCTCGGCAGCCTGATCTGGAACACCACCTTCGTGATGGCCGGCTACCTGCTCGGCGACAACTGGCACCTCGTCGAGGGGTACGCCGGCGTGCTGCAGAAGGTGGTCATCGTCGCCAGCGTGGCGGCCGCCGGCTGGTTCGTGGTCTCCCGGATCATCCGCGCGCGGCGCGGCGCGCCGGCCGTCGATCCCGTCCCGCCCGTCGACCCCGCCCCGCTGCCCCACGCGCCGGACCCGACGGGGCGGGGCACGATCTACCGCAGCGCGTACTCGGACGGGCAGGCGCCCGACCGCGACCTGTCTCGCTGA
- a CDS encoding pirin family protein, translating to MERTEKMPAETRPPGVATVDPGSVLLPGHDVPLGRYTTVRRLLPQRQRRMIGAWCFVDHFGPDDVAERPGMEVPPHPHTGLQTVTWLLDGEILHRDSLGNVQPIRPGQLNVMTSGHGIAHSERSPERHPPLMHGVQLWVALPDPARAGAADFAHHADLPRWRDGELDVALLVGELAGERSPALTYTPLLGAQVELHGSAPATLPLRPDFEYGLLAMSGTAEVDGVPLTPGALLYLGTGRERLTLTGAPGSRLLLLGGAPFEEPLVMWWNFVGRSHEEVAAAREDWMAGRRFGVVADDPAPPLPAPALPTTRLKARDRSGGLHG from the coding sequence GTGGAGCGTACCGAGAAGATGCCTGCGGAGACCCGACCACCTGGCGTGGCGACCGTCGATCCCGGCAGCGTCCTGCTGCCGGGCCACGACGTGCCGCTGGGGCGCTACACGACCGTTCGACGGCTGCTACCGCAGCGGCAGCGGCGGATGATCGGCGCCTGGTGCTTCGTGGACCACTTCGGCCCGGACGACGTGGCCGAGCGGCCAGGCATGGAGGTGCCGCCGCATCCGCACACCGGCCTGCAGACCGTGACCTGGCTGCTCGACGGGGAGATCCTGCACCGCGACAGCCTGGGCAACGTCCAACCGATCCGCCCCGGCCAGCTCAACGTGATGACCTCGGGGCACGGCATCGCGCATTCGGAGCGGTCGCCCGAGCGGCATCCGCCGCTGATGCACGGTGTGCAGCTCTGGGTGGCGCTGCCGGACCCGGCCCGCGCCGGGGCCGCCGACTTCGCCCACCACGCCGACCTGCCGCGCTGGCGCGACGGTGAACTGGACGTCGCCCTGCTGGTCGGCGAGCTCGCGGGCGAGCGGTCCCCGGCTCTGACGTACACCCCGCTGCTGGGCGCGCAGGTGGAGCTGCACGGATCCGCGCCGGCCACGCTGCCGCTGCGGCCCGACTTCGAGTACGGGCTGCTGGCCATGTCCGGCACCGCCGAGGTCGACGGGGTGCCGTTGACCCCGGGGGCGCTGCTCTACCTGGGCACCGGCCGGGAACGGCTCACCCTGACGGGCGCGCCGGGGAGCCGGCTGCTGCTGCTCGGCGGGGCCCCGTTCGAGGAGCCGCTGGTGATGTGGTGGAACTTCGTCGGCCGCTCGCACGAGGAGGTGGCCGCCGCGCGGGAGGACTGGATGGCCGGGCGTCGTTTCGGCGTCGTCGCCGACGATCCCGCCCCGCCGTTGCCCGCCCCGGCGCTGCCGACCACCCGCCTCAAGGCGCGCGACCGCAGCGGCGGGCTGCACGGCTGA
- a CDS encoding DUF1345 domain-containing protein — MTTRGPVGHTPAALQLTVMGAIGLVAGGLTALAVTPALAPLAGWDAAALSWLVLVWHRLWPMDARGTARLAVHEDPNRAARDALLLAACLASLLAVGVVVTSAHGAPATPARDVYGGLAVLSVLLSWLVVHTVFAARYARIYYTGPDGGIDFNQSEPPRYSDFAYLAFTVGMTFQVSDTALTSNEMRRTVLRHSMVSYLFGAFIIAVTVNLLAGLAR; from the coding sequence ATGACGACGCGCGGGCCGGTCGGGCACACCCCGGCCGCGCTCCAGCTCACCGTGATGGGCGCGATCGGCCTGGTGGCCGGCGGGCTCACCGCGCTGGCCGTCACGCCGGCGCTGGCGCCGCTGGCCGGCTGGGACGCCGCGGCGTTGAGCTGGCTGGTGCTGGTCTGGCACCGGCTGTGGCCGATGGACGCGCGGGGGACGGCCCGACTGGCCGTGCACGAGGACCCGAACCGGGCGGCGCGTGACGCGCTGCTGCTCGCCGCCTGCCTGGCCAGCCTGCTGGCCGTCGGCGTCGTGGTGACCAGCGCGCACGGGGCGCCCGCCACGCCCGCCCGCGACGTCTACGGCGGGCTGGCCGTGCTGAGCGTACTGCTGTCCTGGCTGGTGGTGCACACGGTGTTCGCCGCCCGGTACGCGCGGATCTACTACACGGGGCCCGACGGTGGGATCGACTTCAACCAGTCGGAGCCGCCCCGCTACTCGGACTTCGCCTACCTGGCGTTCACCGTCGGAATGACCTTCCAGGTCTCCGACACAGCTCTGACCAGCAACGAGATGCGCCGGACGGTCCTGCGGCACTCGATGGTGTCGTACCTGTTCGGGGCGTTCATCATCGCGGTCACGGTGAACCTGCTGGCCGGCCTGGCGAGATGA
- a CDS encoding DUF2795 domain-containing protein codes for MASYADVLQYLSSLDYPAEKDDVVREAEREGAPPDVLRALRALPPVDYANGNEVARSAGIEAAPEVSSAQRAAQARDKRHQRVSQHLRGI; via the coding sequence ATGGCGAGTTACGCCGACGTGCTGCAGTACCTGTCGAGCCTGGACTACCCGGCCGAGAAGGACGACGTGGTACGCGAGGCCGAACGGGAGGGCGCCCCGCCGGACGTGCTGCGCGCGTTGCGGGCCCTGCCGCCGGTCGACTACGCCAACGGCAACGAGGTGGCCCGTTCCGCGGGCATCGAGGCGGCCCCGGAGGTGAGCTCCGCGCAGCGGGCGGCGCAGGCCCGGGACAAGCGGCACCAGCGCGTGTCGCAGCACCTGCGCGGCATCTGA
- a CDS encoding DUF2267 domain-containing protein → MNYDTFVDQVAQRTRTSSEQAVTLTRATLETLAERLTGGEVLDLAAQLPKPLQLVLKPRPGTESAERFGAAEFVARVAVRAGVTEPAARDAARAVFVTLREAISGGEFDDVVMQLPRDFRDMVEPAMAPGATLRRP, encoded by the coding sequence ATGAACTACGACACCTTCGTCGACCAGGTCGCCCAGCGCACCCGTACCTCCTCGGAGCAGGCGGTGACGCTGACCCGGGCGACGCTGGAGACCCTCGCCGAGCGGCTGACCGGCGGGGAGGTGCTGGACCTGGCGGCCCAGCTGCCCAAGCCGTTGCAGCTCGTGTTGAAGCCGAGGCCGGGTACCGAGTCGGCGGAGCGGTTCGGCGCGGCCGAGTTCGTCGCCCGCGTCGCCGTACGGGCCGGGGTGACCGAGCCGGCGGCGCGCGACGCCGCCCGGGCGGTCTTCGTCACCCTGCGCGAGGCGATCAGCGGCGGCGAGTTCGACGACGTGGTGATGCAGCTCCCGCGCGACTTCCGGGACATGGTCGAGCCCGCGATGGCGCCGGGCGCCACCCTGCGTCGCCCCTGA
- a CDS encoding CaiB/BaiF CoA transferase family protein, which produces MTEDVPAGPLAGVRVIELAGIGPGPFAAMMLADLGADVVRVDRATDVDPDAFGTPHPDLLNRGRRSIGVDLKSPGGREVVLALVADADALIEGFRPGVTERLGVGPADCLAANPRLVYGRMTGWGQDGPAAPYAGHDIDYLALTGALHGIGRAGERPVPPLNLLGDFGGGGMMLALGLVSALYAVRGGARGQVVDAAIVDGVAVLSTQIHALRRLGMWQDARGVNLLDGGAPFYDTYECADGRHLAVGALEPRFYDELVRRTGFPLAPDEALDRTDPANWPALRRSWARVFRTRTRDEWTALLGSSDACVAPVLDWREAPEHPHLAARGTFVQRDGVTQPAPAPRFSGTPTALRRPPPQPGEHTDELLAGAGFAPERVAALRAAGAVA; this is translated from the coding sequence ATGACCGAGGACGTCCCGGCCGGCCCGCTGGCCGGCGTACGGGTGATCGAGCTGGCCGGCATCGGTCCCGGCCCGTTCGCCGCGATGATGCTGGCCGACCTGGGCGCGGACGTGGTCCGGGTGGACCGGGCCACGGACGTCGACCCGGACGCCTTCGGCACCCCGCACCCGGACCTGCTCAACCGGGGACGCCGCTCGATCGGGGTCGACCTGAAGTCCCCCGGCGGGCGGGAGGTGGTGCTGGCCCTGGTCGCCGACGCCGACGCGCTCATCGAGGGGTTCCGCCCGGGGGTCACCGAGCGCCTCGGGGTCGGCCCGGCGGACTGCCTCGCGGCGAATCCCCGGCTGGTCTACGGCCGGATGACCGGCTGGGGACAGGACGGCCCGGCGGCGCCGTACGCGGGGCACGACATCGACTACCTCGCGTTGACGGGCGCGCTGCACGGGATCGGCCGGGCCGGCGAGCGCCCGGTGCCGCCGTTGAACCTGCTCGGCGACTTCGGCGGCGGCGGGATGATGCTCGCCCTCGGCCTGGTCTCCGCCCTGTACGCGGTGCGCGGCGGCGCGCGGGGCCAGGTGGTCGACGCGGCCATCGTCGACGGCGTGGCGGTGCTCAGCACCCAGATCCACGCGCTGCGCCGGCTCGGCATGTGGCAGGACGCGCGCGGGGTGAACCTGCTCGACGGCGGCGCTCCCTTCTACGACACCTACGAGTGCGCCGACGGCCGGCATCTGGCGGTCGGCGCACTGGAGCCACGGTTCTACGACGAGCTCGTCCGGCGCACCGGCTTCCCGCTGGCCCCGGACGAGGCGCTGGACCGCACCGACCCGGCGAACTGGCCGGCGCTGCGCCGGTCGTGGGCGCGGGTGTTCCGCACCCGGACCAGGGACGAGTGGACGGCGCTGCTGGGCTCCTCGGACGCCTGCGTGGCGCCGGTGCTGGACTGGCGGGAGGCGCCGGAGCACCCGCACCTGGCCGCGCGGGGCACCTTCGTCCAGCGGGACGGGGTCACCCAGCCGGCACCGGCGCCCCGCTTCTCGGGCACTCCCACCGCGCTGCGCCGCCCCCCGCCCCAGCCGGGCGAGCACACCGACGAACTGCTGGCCGGGGCGGGCTTCGCCCCGGAGCGGGTCGCCGCCCTGCGCGCCGCCGGCGCCGTCGCCTGA
- a CDS encoding glycosyltransferase has protein sequence MVDDRIRVAMLHGPGRPDADGVSDYVTHLVEALDGVGVEVTPVPVRPDADRERWRAATARAARRVRELAPDVVHVQFAPSAYRFSGQPGLLPWRLPRRAPLVTTLHEYGWWACPGWLPTRLWSALERARCWDRESGRLVPASAAVIVTNPGHGDVVHARTGRRATHIPIAPNVVDRVGASTAGLRLRAELGLPEGAPLLAFFGFVHPVKGLRYLIEALPELRRDHPDLRLLVVGGFTSQALPEREARAFRAELTGLAHRCGVVDAVTFTGHLPADRVSAALHAADVAVLPFTTGVSTKSGALLAALAHGVPTAVTQSDAGDDGPHRSGAVAVIGARRDSAAIARTVGRLLADPVLRRRLAERGRAFAAAYSWPRVAAAHRDLYARTLGRADV, from the coding sequence GTGGTCGACGACCGGATCAGGGTGGCCATGCTGCACGGTCCCGGTCGGCCCGACGCCGACGGCGTCAGCGACTACGTGACGCACCTGGTCGAGGCGCTCGACGGCGTCGGTGTCGAGGTGACCCCGGTGCCGGTGCGCCCCGACGCCGACCGGGAACGCTGGCGGGCCGCCACCGCCCGGGCCGCCCGCCGGGTCCGCGAGCTGGCCCCCGACGTGGTGCACGTGCAGTTCGCCCCGTCGGCGTACCGGTTCTCGGGTCAGCCTGGACTGCTGCCGTGGCGGCTGCCCCGGCGGGCGCCGCTGGTCACCACCCTGCACGAGTACGGCTGGTGGGCCTGCCCCGGCTGGCTGCCGACCCGGCTCTGGTCGGCGCTGGAGCGGGCCCGCTGCTGGGACCGGGAGTCCGGCCGACTGGTGCCGGCCAGCGCGGCCGTGATCGTCACGAATCCCGGCCACGGCGACGTGGTCCACGCGCGTACCGGCCGGCGGGCCACGCACATCCCGATCGCGCCGAACGTCGTCGACCGCGTCGGCGCGTCCACCGCGGGGCTGCGCCTGCGGGCGGAGCTGGGCCTGCCGGAGGGCGCGCCGCTGCTGGCCTTCTTCGGTTTCGTGCACCCGGTGAAGGGACTGCGGTACCTGATCGAGGCGCTGCCGGAGCTGCGTCGCGACCATCCGGACCTGCGGCTGCTGGTGGTCGGCGGGTTCACCTCGCAGGCGCTGCCCGAGCGGGAGGCGCGCGCGTTCCGCGCCGAGCTGACCGGGCTGGCCCACCGATGCGGGGTGGTCGACGCGGTGACGTTCACCGGGCACCTGCCCGCCGACCGGGTCTCCGCCGCGCTGCACGCCGCCGACGTGGCGGTGCTGCCGTTCACCACGGGGGTGAGCACGAAGAGCGGCGCCCTGCTCGCCGCGCTCGCGCACGGCGTGCCGACCGCGGTGACGCAGTCAGACGCAGGCGACGACGGGCCGCACCGCAGCGGCGCGGTGGCGGTGATCGGCGCGCGCCGGGACAGTGCCGCGATCGCGCGTACCGTCGGCAGGCTGCTCGCCGATCCGGTGCTGCGCCGCCGGCTCGCCGAGCGCGGGCGGGCCTTCGCCGCCGCGTACTCCTGGCCGAGGGTGGCCGCCGCGCACCGTGACCTCTACGCGCGGACCCTGGGGCGCGCGGATGTCTGA
- a CDS encoding glycosyltransferase family 9 protein encodes MSDRYADILVVDLLGGIGDLLMLLPAVHGLARRNPGARLRLLTHEPGADLVRADPAVAEVRTPRHGRPGAEREAVVEALAACRPDLAVATTRSDGIPDLLEAGAGRAVTNLWRAPPPEQPVGDRYLEILCAEGLLGAADRAARPRVHLGDEARRAGERAVARLVGEPLAPPVVLVTDAGMAVKRWPDRRWRGLARALTRRGHPVLTVGPVDRVAPVGVPLPRADLPTLAGQLAAVGRRGGVVVGPDTGPVRLAAATGAATVALFGPTDARRYGMGGTDLQGLPGCGYRRPTAITEQPCWWDARCPLDAAGPACMADLDVAAVLAAVTAR; translated from the coding sequence ATGTCTGACCGGTACGCGGACATCCTGGTCGTCGACCTGCTCGGCGGGATCGGCGACCTGCTGATGCTGCTGCCGGCGGTGCACGGCCTGGCCCGCCGCAATCCCGGCGCGCGGCTGCGGCTGCTCACCCACGAGCCCGGGGCGGACCTGGTGCGCGCCGACCCGGCGGTCGCGGAGGTGCGCACCCCCCGGCACGGCCGGCCGGGCGCCGAGCGGGAGGCGGTCGTCGAGGCGCTCGCGGCCTGCCGGCCGGACCTGGCGGTCGCCACCACCCGCTCCGACGGCATCCCCGACCTGCTCGAGGCGGGCGCCGGGCGGGCCGTGACGAACCTGTGGCGCGCTCCGCCGCCGGAGCAGCCGGTCGGCGACCGCTACCTGGAGATCCTCTGCGCCGAAGGGCTGCTCGGCGCGGCCGACCGGGCGGCCCGGCCCCGGGTCCACCTGGGCGACGAGGCCCGGCGCGCGGGGGAGCGGGCCGTGGCCCGGCTGGTGGGGGAGCCCCTCGCGCCGCCGGTGGTGCTCGTCACCGACGCCGGGATGGCGGTCAAGCGCTGGCCGGACCGGCGCTGGCGGGGGCTGGCCCGCGCCCTGACCCGGCGCGGACACCCGGTGCTCACCGTCGGCCCGGTCGACCGCGTCGCGCCGGTCGGGGTGCCGCTGCCCCGAGCCGACCTGCCCACCCTCGCCGGGCAGCTCGCGGCCGTGGGTCGGCGCGGCGGGGTGGTGGTCGGGCCGGACACCGGGCCGGTGCGTCTCGCCGCCGCGACCGGCGCCGCGACGGTGGCGCTGTTCGGCCCCACCGACGCCCGGCGGTACGGGATGGGCGGCACCGACCTGCAGGGCCTGCCCGGCTGCGGGTACCGGCGCCCCACCGCCATCACCGAACAGCCCTGCTGGTGGGACGCGCGCTGCCCGCTCGACGCGGCCGGCCCGGCGTGCATGGCCGACCTCGACGTGGCGGCCGTGCTCGCCGCCGTCACCGCCCGCTGA
- a CDS encoding TerC/Alx family metal homeostasis membrane protein: MSDLPYLAATDLQSVGTPTLWGVTIAAVIALLVLDFLVTRKPHEVSMREALGWSAFYIALPLAFGAWIWARFGSNQGVEYLTGYLVEKSLSVDNLFVFMLLLAAFAVPAELAQRALLYGITGALLLRAVFIAIGAAALQTLDFAFLLFAIILLLTAAKLLRDAVTGHEQEVDISKMRSVRLLRKFMPVTEDYHGPKMVVRLSGRRTLTPFALVVTALLATDIVFAVDSVPAVYGITEDPYLVFATNAFALLGLRALYFVLHAALSRLVHLSYGLAIILAFIGVKLGLHWAHGIWKGVPEIPTLASLGVIIGVLVIVTLTSLRATSKAGRGEKEIVVERN; the protein is encoded by the coding sequence ATGTCCGATTTGCCATATCTTGCTGCCACCGATCTCCAGTCGGTGGGCACCCCCACGCTGTGGGGCGTCACCATCGCCGCCGTGATCGCACTGCTGGTGCTGGACTTCCTGGTCACCCGGAAGCCGCACGAGGTGTCGATGCGGGAGGCGCTGGGCTGGTCCGCCTTCTACATCGCCCTGCCGCTGGCCTTCGGCGCCTGGATCTGGGCCCGCTTCGGCTCCAACCAGGGCGTGGAGTACCTCACCGGTTACCTGGTGGAGAAGTCCCTCTCGGTCGACAACCTGTTCGTCTTCATGCTGCTGCTGGCCGCGTTCGCGGTGCCGGCCGAGCTGGCCCAGCGGGCCCTGCTCTACGGCATCACCGGCGCGCTCCTGCTGCGCGCGGTGTTCATCGCCATCGGCGCGGCGGCTCTGCAGACCCTGGACTTCGCCTTCCTGCTCTTCGCGATCATCCTGCTGCTCACGGCGGCGAAGCTGCTGCGCGACGCCGTCACCGGGCACGAGCAGGAAGTCGACATCAGCAAGATGCGTTCGGTGCGGCTGCTGCGCAAGTTCATGCCGGTCACCGAGGACTACCACGGCCCGAAGATGGTCGTGCGCCTCTCCGGCCGGCGTACGCTCACCCCGTTCGCCCTCGTGGTGACGGCGCTGCTCGCCACGGACATCGTCTTCGCCGTCGACTCGGTGCCCGCCGTCTACGGCATCACCGAGGACCCGTACCTGGTCTTCGCGACCAACGCGTTCGCCCTGCTGGGGCTGCGGGCGCTCTACTTCGTGCTGCACGCCGCGCTCAGCCGGCTGGTGCACCTCAGCTACGGCCTGGCGATCATCCTGGCGTTCATCGGCGTCAAGCTCGGCCTGCACTGGGCGCACGGCATCTGGAAGGGTGTGCCGGAGATCCCGACCCTCGCCTCCCTGGGCGTCATCATCGGCGTCCTGGTGATCGTCACCCTCACCAGCCTGCGGGCCACCAGCAAGGCCGGCCGGGGCGAGAAGGAAATCGTGGTCGAACGGAACTGA
- a CDS encoding sulfite oxidase-like oxidoreductase, with product MSPGFQGRPRSAEPALPPGQYLTQDFPVLSAGPTPRVPLETWEFVISTESGAEFRWSWDELMALPQETPAVDIHCVTRWSKRDTDWQGVSLDTLLEGIDTDARYAQAHSYGGYTTNLPLADLRGGRAWIAHRYDGGPLPAEHGGPARLLVPHLYFWKSAKWVRGIRLTTEDQPGFWETAGYHDYGDPWREQRYQGD from the coding sequence GTGTCACCGGGCTTCCAGGGCCGGCCCCGCTCCGCGGAGCCGGCCCTGCCGCCGGGGCAGTACCTGACGCAGGACTTCCCGGTGCTCTCCGCCGGCCCGACGCCGAGGGTGCCGCTGGAGACCTGGGAGTTCGTCATCTCCACCGAGTCCGGCGCCGAGTTCCGCTGGAGCTGGGACGAGCTGATGGCGCTGCCGCAGGAGACCCCGGCGGTCGACATCCACTGCGTCACCCGCTGGTCGAAGCGGGACACCGACTGGCAGGGGGTCTCCCTCGACACCCTGCTGGAGGGCATCGACACCGACGCCCGCTACGCGCAGGCCCACTCGTACGGCGGCTACACCACGAACCTGCCGCTGGCCGACCTGCGCGGCGGGCGGGCCTGGATCGCGCACCGCTACGACGGCGGCCCGCTGCCGGCCGAGCACGGCGGCCCGGCCCGGCTGCTCGTGCCGCACCTGTACTTCTGGAAATCCGCCAAGTGGGTGCGCGGCATCCGGCTCACCACGGAGGACCAGCCCGGATTCTGGGAGACCGCCGGCTACCACGACTACGGGGACCCGTGGCGTGAGCAGCGGTACCAGGGCGATTGA
- a CDS encoding ferredoxin reductase, translating to MTAPLRWRVARLCERRVETPTAHTLVLEAPGWPGHLPGQHVDVRLTASDGYQAARSYSLAGPAEADRITLTVQRVPDGEVSPYLIDVYAEGDPVEVRGPVGGWFVWRPEETAPVLLVAGGSGVVPLMAMVRARRAAGSRVPFRLLYSVRTPADVFYADELRRRVRDDLGLDVAYVYTREAPQDWRGEPHRIGLADVNSHGWPPELEPLCYVCGPTGFVETVADLLVGLGHQSRRVKTERFGPTG from the coding sequence TTGACCGCCCCGCTGCGCTGGCGGGTGGCCCGGCTGTGCGAGCGCCGGGTCGAGACGCCCACCGCGCACACACTGGTGCTGGAGGCGCCCGGCTGGCCGGGGCACCTGCCCGGGCAGCACGTCGACGTGCGGCTGACCGCCTCCGACGGCTACCAGGCGGCGCGGTCGTACTCGCTGGCCGGTCCGGCCGAGGCCGACCGGATCACGCTGACCGTGCAGCGGGTGCCCGACGGCGAGGTGTCGCCGTACCTGATCGACGTCTACGCCGAGGGCGACCCGGTGGAGGTGCGCGGCCCGGTCGGTGGCTGGTTCGTCTGGCGCCCGGAGGAGACCGCCCCGGTGCTGCTGGTGGCCGGCGGATCGGGCGTCGTGCCGCTGATGGCGATGGTGCGCGCCCGCCGCGCCGCCGGCAGCCGGGTGCCGTTCCGGCTGCTCTACTCGGTGCGCACCCCGGCCGACGTGTTCTACGCCGACGAGCTGCGCCGCAGGGTCCGGGACGACCTGGGCCTGGACGTCGCGTACGTGTACACCCGCGAGGCGCCGCAGGACTGGCGGGGCGAGCCGCACCGGATCGGGCTGGCCGACGTGAACAGCCACGGCTGGCCGCCCGAGTTGGAGCCGCTCTGCTACGTCTGCGGGCCGACCGGTTTCGTGGAGACGGTGGCGGACCTGCTCGTCGGGCTCGGCCACCAGAGCCGGCGGGTCAAGACCGAACGGTTCGGCCCCACCGGCTGA
- a CDS encoding DUF6510 family protein, with the protein MTDTSYLDGNMLDGPLRELFAVDLSTAAGRCEHCRMLGPLAGLRVYPHAPGLVGRCPNCAEVMLRLVRSPGHAWLDLRGATFLRVPMPPEHPYPGPL; encoded by the coding sequence ATGACCGACACGTCGTACCTGGACGGCAACATGCTCGACGGCCCGCTGCGGGAGCTGTTCGCCGTCGACCTGAGCACCGCCGCCGGGCGGTGCGAGCACTGCCGCATGCTGGGCCCGTTGGCCGGCCTGCGGGTCTACCCGCACGCCCCCGGCCTCGTCGGCCGCTGCCCGAACTGCGCCGAGGTGATGCTGCGGCTGGTCCGCTCGCCCGGGCACGCCTGGCTGGACCTGCGCGGGGCCACCTTCCTGCGGGTGCCGATGCCGCCGGAGCACCCGTACCCGGGTCCGCTGTGA
- a CDS encoding nuclear transport factor 2 family protein — MGEDLRARSASEVFDDHLRLAAEHRFAEDLARNVSPSCVVLERRGVFRGHAGVGELARLLEEELPGARYVYTNRMVEGRVAFLEWTARIEGVRVCDGADSFLIEEGWIVAQTIHYTLERVDDGVDQQAGP, encoded by the coding sequence GTGGGCGAGGACCTGCGGGCGCGGTCGGCGTCGGAGGTGTTCGACGACCACCTGCGGCTGGCCGCCGAGCACCGCTTCGCCGAGGACCTGGCGCGCAACGTGTCGCCGTCGTGCGTGGTCCTGGAACGGCGCGGCGTGTTCCGGGGGCACGCGGGCGTCGGGGAGCTGGCGCGCCTGCTGGAGGAGGAGCTGCCCGGCGCCCGCTACGTGTACACGAACCGGATGGTCGAGGGCCGGGTGGCGTTCCTGGAGTGGACGGCGCGGATCGAGGGCGTACGGGTCTGCGACGGGGCGGACTCGTTCCTCATCGAAGAGGGCTGGATCGTCGCCCAGACCATCCACTACACGCTGGAGCGGGTTGACGACGGGGTGGACCAGCAGGCCGGTCCGTGA
- a CDS encoding GNAT family N-acetyltransferase: MRYLRTSGPAAIRRPRPADEAEFVAAARRSRDLHHPWLAAPDDPARYAAYLRKIRRRDHAGYLICDRDSGAIAGYVNISGILMGALRGGYLGYAAFLPHSGTGHASAGIGLVVRHAFDTLGLHRLEANIQPGNEPSRRVARKLGFRLEGYSPDYLFIDGAWRDHERWAITAPCPAGE; encoded by the coding sequence GTGAGGTATCTGCGTACATCGGGTCCGGCTGCCATCCGTCGGCCCCGGCCGGCCGACGAGGCCGAGTTCGTCGCGGCGGCCCGGCGCAGCCGTGACCTGCACCATCCCTGGCTCGCCGCCCCCGACGACCCGGCGCGGTACGCCGCGTACCTGCGCAAGATCCGCCGTCGGGACCACGCCGGGTACCTGATCTGCGACCGGGACAGCGGGGCGATCGCCGGCTACGTGAACATCAGCGGGATCCTCATGGGCGCGTTGCGCGGCGGCTACCTCGGCTACGCCGCCTTCCTGCCCCACAGCGGAACCGGACACGCCTCCGCCGGCATCGGCCTGGTGGTCCGGCACGCCTTCGACACGCTCGGCCTGCACCGATTGGAGGCGAACATCCAGCCGGGCAACGAGCCGTCCCGCCGGGTGGCCCGCAAGCTCGGTTTCCGGCTGGAGGGTTACTCGCCGGACTACCTGTTCATCGACGGGGCGTGGCGCGATCACGAACGGTGGGCGATCACCGCCCCGTGTCCCGCCGGCGAATAG